In Esox lucius isolate fEsoLuc1 chromosome 6, fEsoLuc1.pri, whole genome shotgun sequence, the following proteins share a genomic window:
- the gins1 gene encoding LOW QUALITY PROTEIN: DNA replication complex GINS protein PSF1 (The sequence of the model RefSeq protein was modified relative to this genomic sequence to represent the inferred CDS: deleted 2 bases in 2 codons; substituted 2 bases at 2 genomic stop codons): MFCEKAIELIRELHRMSDGQLPAFNEDGIRQVLEEMKALYEQNQSDVNEAKSEGKSELIPTIKFRHCCLLRNQRCIAAYLYDRLLRIRALRWEYGSVLPTNIRFHMCAEELEWFNQYKKSLATYMRSLGGEEDXTXPQDLKPPKSLYIEVRCLKDYGEFEIDDGTIILLKKNSQHFLPRWKCEQLIRQGVLEHIVS; encoded by the exons ATGTTTTGTGAAAAGGCAATCGAACTCATCAGAGAACTTCATCGTATGAGCGATGGTCAACTGCCTGCATTTAAT GAAGATGGCATTCGTCAGGTGCTGGAGGAGATGAAAGCATTATATGAGCAAAATCAAAGTGACGT CAATGAAGCCAAGTCTGAGGGCAAAAGTGAGCTGATTCCAACCATCAAGTTCCGCCACTGCTGCCTGCTGAGAAACCAACGTTGTATTGCTGCCTACCT CTATGACAGGCTTCTCCGAATTCGTGCTTTGAGATGGGAGTATGGCAGCGTGTTACCTACAAATATCCGATTCCACATGTGTGCAGAAGAG TTGGAATGG TTTAACCAGTACAAGAAGTCCCTGGCTACTTACATGAGGTCActtggaggagaggaagactaGACATAACCACAGGAC TTGAAGCCTCCGAAGAGTTTGTACATTGAG GTGCGCTGTTTAAAAGACTATGGCGAGTTTGAAATAGATGATGGGACCATTATTcttctgaagaaaaacagtcag CACTTCCTGCCACGATGGAAGTGTGAACAGTTGATCCGCCAAGGGGTCTTGGAACACATCGTGTCTTGA